TTGAAATCAAGTCCTGAATCAATCATCGCCTTTCTTGTGTAGAATGACGGAGCCCAGATTTCATCAGCCAAACTAAGTGTAACTTTCATATCACTTCTAAGACGTGAAAATTCCCATGGCTGCATGATAAACCATTTTGAGCCGCGAGGTGCATCAGATTTTGGGGGAAACTGATGTCTAATCCATGCATATGGCAATTTGGCAATTTCGGGGGAAACCTCTTTTTTCTGCCTGATATCATTTTCAAGAAGCCCTTTTTTGACATCATATTTATTGAAATTTGGGTCATCTGATTCATATGGAACAATTGTCAGATTTGCAACTTCAGCATCTAATAGTACTGAACACATTTCACGATTTACGTGAGCAAGTGGATTATAAACAAATTGCGAACCTTCCCAAACAATATTTATTGATGGCTTTTTCATTGATGTTTCCTTTTCGTATCTTGAAAATGTATCTTCAATTTTTGATTTTAATTTCGTTTCGAATAAGTTGTTCGGGTTATCTGAGTTTCTTGATTTCGAAATTATATTTAGTTCGGGTTTATCCTCATCGAACGAAAAATTCATAATTTCTTCGAAAAGACTTTGCCCTTCATTTTGACTTGTATCAGCAATTTCGACTGGAGAAAAACCAATTACTTCAGTTAGAAGGTCGTCAGCATCATCCGACATTTCATTGTTTTTCGGTTCAAATGAAAAATTCATAACCTCTGAAAGCAAATCATAATCAAGTGAATCAGGATGCTTATCGGTATTGATGACTTCATTCAAAAGGTCGAAATCATACTCAGAATCGTCATTGCTGATTTTCGGATTTGTAAAATCAAGATTATCAATGATTGGCATATTGAGCTTTTTCTGACTTTCGATTGGTTCGGGGGCACTCGCGGATTTATTATTTTTGGCTTTTATTATGCAGTTATAGTCATCCCAACTTGTTGAATCTTTGAATTGAAAACCTGTTATGTCAAAATTACTTTTATTTAAAATATCAGTCAGACTTGATTTATCAATTAAGGATTTACTTTTAGAAATTATACTGTTAAACTCTTCCAATGAGATTTTTCGATTATCAAATTTTCGAAATAAATTCACAGCGTCAATAAAATGAATTTCAAAATTTCCACTCTTAACAAGGATATTGGATATTGCATCAATCAAATCAGAAACTTCCTCAATGCTGCATATCTCAAGAATATTCTCTATTATTATTTCATCTGCAGAATCCGACATAATACCCGATTTCAAATGATTCAAATTTACAGTATTATTGCTGTCGGTAATACTTAGGGGGTCGAAACCATTGGGAATATTTCCTCCGGTACCGATAAATATTTTTCTCATTACATGTTCTCTGCCAAAAGAAGTCAAATTCATTTAAAATTTCTGTAAATTATATTAAAATATTAACGCTATAGACAGTTTCCTATCAAAAACATTGCCAAATCTCTAATTATGATAAAATTACGGAAAATTCTACTGTATTTATATGCTATTATTAAAAATAAAGACCCTTATTAATCAATATTTTCATCAATCATACTTCAAACAATTTTTAATAATTATAATTATGATATATTATGAAATTAGGTAAATTTGAAGTCAACGCAGTGGATACCGGACTTTTTCATCTTGATGGCGGTGCAATGTTTGGAGTTGTACCGAAAGCTTTATGGTCAAAAAAATACAATCATGGAGATGAAAAAAACAGAATTCCTCTTGCCGCACGACCTTTGCTGATAGAGTTTGATAATAAAAAAATTCTTGTTGATACCGGTAATGGAAACAAACGAGAAGAAAAATTTATGAATATTTATGGTATTGATGCTTCCAAAAGCAGCATTGCACTTGGTCTGAAAACATTCAATCTTAAGCCGGAAGATATTACAGATGTAATTCTAACACATCTGCATTTTGACCATACGGGTGGCTCGACAATTATTGAAAATCAGAAATTAATCCCTACATTTCCTAATGCAAAATATTATGTTCAAAAAGAGCATTTCGACTGGGCAATGAAGCCAACCGATAAAGACCGGGCTTCTTTTATCAACGATGATTTTGAGCCCCTTATCAGAGAAGGCATTTTAGAATTTACAAATGGAGAAATGGAGATTTTTGATGGTATTTCTGTTATACCTGTCAATGGTCACACTCAGGCACTTCAAATGGTTAAGCTAAAGTCCCAAGGTGAAAGTCTGATTTATATATCAGACCTGTCTCCAACAGTGGCACATCTGACATATACTTTCGGTCTTGCTTATGATAATTTTCCGCTGACAACAATGGAAGAAAAAAAGAAATTGCTTCCTAAATTCTATGAAGAGAATACAATTGTTTGCTTTGAGCATGATGCTTTTATTCAGGCATGCAGACTCGCAGATACAGGAAAAGGATTTGGTGTAGGAGAAATTATAACTATAAGCAGTTAAATTATGATTAATATAAACAACACGGTAAATTTTGAAGGAAAGGAATATCTTAGAGTTTGTTCTTCTGAAGAAGTTTACGAAGGTAAAGGCAGGCAGATTTTATTCGATGGTGATGAAGATTTTCAACTTGCAGTCTTCAGGGTGAAAGGCAGGCTTTATGCATTGGATAATATATGTCCTCACCGACACGCAGACAGAATATTCGAAGGTATAATTAAAGATTTGACTGTTATGTGCCCTCTTCATGGATGGACTTATTCACTTGATAACGGACAGAATGTTAACTCCCGTCAAGGAATCAAAAGTTTGAAAAATTATGAAGTATTTGAAAAAGACAATGATGTCTATGTCCAAAAACCGGAATTTGAAGTACCTAAATGGAGGAGATAAACCACGGTAAATATAAACTTAAATCTATACTTAAAGACAAAGCCCTTGAGCTTGGTTTTCAGCAGCTTTCTGTAGCTGATTACAGAGTTCTAAAGAATGAAATTAGGAATTATAACAAATGGCTTTCAGAAAATATGAATGCCACTATGAATTGGATGGAAAGGAATATTGAGAAAAGAGAAGATATCAGACAAATCATTCCTGAAGCTAAGTCTGTAATTGCACTTGCCCACAGCTATTTTACAGGTAATATACATCCGAAAGTTCAACAAAATGAATCAGGAAAAATTTCGAGGTATGCTTGGGGAAGCGATTATCATGATATTCTAATCAATAAAATGAGATTATTAGAAAATGAAATATTAAATTTTGAACCTTCTGCCCGGTTAAAATCTTATGTTGACACAGGTCCGCTTCTTGAGAAGCAATGGGCTTCAATTTCAGGGCTTGGATGGCAGGGGAAAAACAGCTTGATTATCAACAAGAATTTCGGCTCGTATTTTTTTATTGGAATAATAATTACAAATCTTGATTTACCGTCTGACCCTATGGCGAAAGACTTTTGCGGTACTTGTACTAGATGTATTGATGCTTGCCCTACAAAAGCAATAGTAAACGATAAAGTTGTTGACTCACGAAAGTGCATATCATACTGGACAATAGAAGCAAAACCTGATATTGAAATTCCGGATGGAATTGCCACGAATTCAAAAAACTGGATTTATGGCTGTGATATTTGTCAGGAAGTTTGTCCATGGAATAAACATAAGCCGGTCATAACTTCTGAATCATTGTTCAAATCAAGATTAGAGGACGGCTCTTTATTAAAAAAGGAAATTGAGAATATGGAGCAGCAAGATTTTAGCCGATTATTTAAAAATTCACCTGTTAAAAGATTAAAAATTGCAGGCTTGAAACGAAACGCTAATTCAATTTTAAAATATTAATTATTTTGAGGAAAAATGAAATATCAGCCGGTAAATATTGATGAAAAATTTAAATTATTTTCTGAGCATTGGTCTCCGAAGATAATTGCTCAAATTAACGACTATCACATCAAAATTGCGAAAATTCAAGGCGATTTTGTTTGGCATAGCCACAATGACACAGATGAATTGTTTATGGTAATTGAAGGTAGCCTCAGAATTGATTTTCGTGATGGGGAAGTGAATCTGAACAAAGGCGATTTGTATATTGTTCCAAAAGGTGTTGAGCATAAACCTTACGCCGGTCAGGAATGTAAAATTCTGCTTATTGAGCCGAGCAGCACTATTAATACAGGCGAAGTAGAAAGTGAATTAACCAAAAAAGTTTTAGAAATAATTTGATTAATTCATCTTATAGCGAAATTATCAGTAAAAATTTGTTTGCAGTTCTATATATTTTATAAGGCGTATGGGATGATAATTGTAATAATTAATTTTGAAATACTCAGTATTATGTCTTAACCCTTCGATTTATTCGTGTTGTGTCAAGTTTTCTGTAATTTTCTGAAACTGCAAAAAACAAAGTTTTGAATTGTATCGAACGGTGTTATATGGTCAACAGTTATGCACTTTATTTTTTCAAAGAAATTTTTCAGTCGTTCGGTCATGGTTGTTTCAGAATATTGTTTGATTTCTATTCCGCTACATTTTTTCGGTCCTTGTTCAGAAAAAGTCCCAATCACCAAAATACCTGTTGGATTAATAGATTGACGGGCAGTTTCTAAATAGCCTGAAATATCTTGTTCGTCTGTCAGAAAGTGGAATGCGGCTCGGTCGTGCCAAAAGTCATATTTCTCTGTCAGCTTGAAAGTCGCTGCATCTGCAACTATCCATTTTACGTTTTTTGCTCTGTCCACAAGTCGCTGTTTTGCTCTGTCAATAGCAGCCGCTGAAATGTCAAGCACTGAAATGTCATGATAACCTAAGTCCAGCAAATGGTCAACTAAAAAGCTGTCACCACCGCCAATGTCAATCACTTTTGCAGTTGTAGGAATGTTGTATTGTTTAAAGAAGTACAAAGAGGTTTCCGGGGTCGGTTGAAACCAACTAACGTCTTTCAGCTCTTTTGTTTGATAGACATTCTCCCAATGCTTTTTTCGGTCAAATTTTTCCATTATTTCTATGTTTTTTATGTTTGTTTATTGTCTGTCTGAGCGAAGTCGAAGATTATAAAACTCACTTCGGCTGGACTCAGTGTATATTTTTTTTCTTTATCATAATTGATTTCAAAATGTCAGATTTCTTTTTTTTGGATTTTGGAGAATAAATGAAATCAAAAGCTAACATATGGTGTTCCGGCAGAATACAGCTTATGTCTATTGTATTCAGGTTTTGCATAACCATACTAACTAATTAATAAATAGGATAATCATAAAAACGAATTTAATGATTTTGTATTATTTGAAAGTAAATATCAGGAAGTAATATTTATAAATATTTCTTTTTGTTTTATAAGCCACTCCGCAATAGTCTTGGTGTGGCATTTTTATTGAATTACAAACCAGCGATTTCAGACAATTATTTCAACAAAATAAATATTCTTATCTGATTCCGAGTTCTGTAGATAATCTTGGGAAAGAATATACAGGATTTCCACTTGTGTCAATATTGATTTCACCTTTCATTTCTATAACAAGTCTCTCAAGAATTTTCTTGACTACAGATTGTAATTTTGGGTTGATGCCCGTAACGCTCATAATATCATCAAACCTGATACTGCGACTGTGATTTCGCACGAAAGCTCCAATGAGCTTCTTTCTAAGGATGTTTTGTTCACGTTTATTGTTATTTCTTTTTACGATAAAATATCTCACAATCGGAATTGCAAAAAATATTATCGAAAACACCAGAGGAAAGTATCCTAAGCCTATTGTTAAAAATGGACTTACTAATGCTTCTGAGGAAATAATCTCACCGGCTTCATTTACATAAGTAAGCTGCTGAGCACCTGAAAATACAGATGTAAGAAAGATTGACATAATAAGATTGAATGAATTCATCGCAATTATACCGACATTTTTTCCGGTAGAATTTCCCGTAAATTCATAAGGTGGATCAACTTCATCTTCATAAAATACAATTTTGCCACCTTTGAGCTCATCACTTGATGAATTCAGCATATCATGAAATTCACCAATCAAAATGCCGTCATTATTGACATACAAGTCTCCGCTGTATCGGGAGGCATATTCAGCCAAACGTTCTTCAGCGACGTCATAGCTAACACCAGTTAGGGTAACGATGTGTCCGGCAGTGATTTTCCCGTTGTTTTTGCGAATGAATGCTGCTGCTTCCTTGTGATCATCAAGAGGGTCGTACTCAGGTCTTTCCGGACCGAAAACAAAACTGTAAACAGACTGAATGAAATTTCTGCCTTTATTCTTTTCGGGCTGATAATGTTTAAAGCGGTTGCCATAAGAATCTGTTTGGTATGAGAATGTACGCATCCAC
This window of the Ignavibacteriota bacterium genome carries:
- a CDS encoding glycosyltransferase; the protein is MRKIFIGTGGNIPNGFDPLSITDSNNTVNLNHLKSGIMSDSADEIIIENILEICSIEEVSDLIDAISNILVKSGNFEIHFIDAVNLFRKFDNRKISLEEFNSIISKSKSLIDKSSLTDILNKSNFDITGFQFKDSTSWDDYNCIIKAKNNKSASAPEPIESQKKLNMPIIDNLDFTNPKISNDDSEYDFDLLNEVINTDKHPDSLDYDLLSEVMNFSFEPKNNEMSDDADDLLTEVIGFSPVEIADTSQNEGQSLFEEIMNFSFDEDKPELNIISKSRNSDNPNNLFETKLKSKIEDTFSRYEKETSMKKPSINIVWEGSQFVYNPLAHVNREMCSVLLDAEVANLTIVPYESDDPNFNKYDVKKGLLENDIRQKKEVSPEIAKLPYAWIRHQFPPKSDAPRGSKWFIMQPWEFSRLRSDMKVTLSLADEIWAPSFYTRKAMIDSGLDFNKVQVVPLGINPDIFKPYGDKYHLNTNKKFKFLYVGGTIYRKGFDILLKAFIETFNGNDDVCLVIKEHGADSFYKGMTSESAINSAKREYNAPEILYINDNLTELEMASLYRACNVIAAPYRGESFCLPLLEGTACGLPAIATKGGASDDFLEEAFTYFISAEKNNIGNQIDGMPLTGNATLLEPSFDELKEILLSVYNNPGNLLSMGTVASAYARTKWTWDKSIIKALRRLDYHFSTKMSLAAENQFSDKIDDTIVFGTAEHTYIEGDFNEAVELYMKAIKGIVPEKYKLLGLHRIAMILINKGEYSAVEDVFRSIDQISFNHPDTIYLKVILNASQDKHTEALEFISELMDNWTSNKFESSLGHNLDDLLVLTADLLRAGDDIEAAHSLYTTALSMNNSNAFACYGAGMCFKVSGLENEAKEMFRWAVDINPEFEEAKFELENM
- a CDS encoding MBL fold metallo-hydrolase, with the protein product MKLGKFEVNAVDTGLFHLDGGAMFGVVPKALWSKKYNHGDEKNRIPLAARPLLIEFDNKKILVDTGNGNKREEKFMNIYGIDASKSSIALGLKTFNLKPEDITDVILTHLHFDHTGGSTIIENQKLIPTFPNAKYYVQKEHFDWAMKPTDKDRASFINDDFEPLIREGILEFTNGEMEIFDGISVIPVNGHTQALQMVKLKSQGESLIYISDLSPTVAHLTYTFGLAYDNFPLTTMEEKKKLLPKFYEENTIVCFEHDAFIQACRLADTGKGFGVGEIITISS
- a CDS encoding nitrite reductase (NAD(P)H) small subunit, with amino-acid sequence MININNTVNFEGKEYLRVCSSEEVYEGKGRQILFDGDEDFQLAVFRVKGRLYALDNICPHRHADRIFEGIIKDLTVMCPLHGWTYSLDNGQNVNSRQGIKSLKNYEVFEKDNDVYVQKPEFEVPKWRR
- the queG gene encoding tRNA epoxyqueuosine(34) reductase QueG, whose product is MEEINHGKYKLKSILKDKALELGFQQLSVADYRVLKNEIRNYNKWLSENMNATMNWMERNIEKREDIRQIIPEAKSVIALAHSYFTGNIHPKVQQNESGKISRYAWGSDYHDILINKMRLLENEILNFEPSARLKSYVDTGPLLEKQWASISGLGWQGKNSLIINKNFGSYFFIGIIITNLDLPSDPMAKDFCGTCTRCIDACPTKAIVNDKVVDSRKCISYWTIEAKPDIEIPDGIATNSKNWIYGCDICQEVCPWNKHKPVITSESLFKSRLEDGSLLKKEIENMEQQDFSRLFKNSPVKRLKIAGLKRNANSILKY
- a CDS encoding cupin domain-containing protein, encoding MKYQPVNIDEKFKLFSEHWSPKIIAQINDYHIKIAKIQGDFVWHSHNDTDELFMVIEGSLRIDFRDGEVNLNKGDLYIVPKGVEHKPYAGQECKILLIEPSSTINTGEVESELTKKVLEII
- a CDS encoding class I SAM-dependent methyltransferase; the protein is MEKFDRKKHWENVYQTKELKDVSWFQPTPETSLYFFKQYNIPTTAKVIDIGGGDSFLVDHLLDLGYHDISVLDISAAAIDRAKQRLVDRAKNVKWIVADAATFKLTEKYDFWHDRAAFHFLTDEQDISGYLETARQSINPTGILVIGTFSEQGPKKCSGIEIKQYSETTMTERLKNFFEKIKCITVDHITPFDTIQNFVFCSFRKLQKT